A part of Pseudomonas sp. HR96 genomic DNA contains:
- a CDS encoding response regulator has product MLKPILLVEDNPHDLELTLVALERSQLANEVIVLRDGAEALDYLFKRGDYLGRAEGNPAVMLLDLKLPRVDGLEVLKAVREDDALRSIPIVMLTSSREEPDLNRAYELGVNAYVVKPVEFKEFVSAISDLGIFWAVLNEPPPGSLRIVRKPSA; this is encoded by the coding sequence ATGCTCAAACCCATTCTGCTGGTCGAGGACAATCCCCACGACCTGGAGCTCACCCTGGTTGCATTGGAGCGCAGCCAGCTGGCCAACGAAGTGATCGTGCTGCGCGACGGCGCCGAGGCGCTGGACTACCTGTTCAAGCGTGGCGACTACCTTGGTCGCGCCGAGGGCAACCCGGCCGTCATGCTGCTGGACCTCAAGCTGCCGCGCGTCGACGGCCTGGAAGTGCTCAAGGCCGTGCGCGAGGACGACGCCTTGCGCAGCATTCCCATCGTCATGCTCACCTCCTCGCGGGAAGAACCCGATCTCAATCGCGCCTATGAACTTGGAGTGAACGCTTACGTGGTCAAGCCGGTCGAATTCAAGGAGTTCGTCTCGGCCATTTCCGACCTGGGGATATTCTGGGCGGTGCTCAACGAGCCACCACCCGGCTCCCTGCGGATCGTGCGCAAGCCGAGCGCTTGA
- a CDS encoding ABC transporter ATP-binding protein, producing MSAAIELSNLTVSYERRAAVHHISGQFAAGSLTAIVGPNGAGKSTLIKALVGVMKPAQGKVDLGRLSARTIGYLPQAAEIDRSFPLSVGDTVAMGAWGQIGALLGLSRAQAERSVQALAAVGLEGFEARSIGSLSSGQLQRVLFARLLMQDAKVIVLDEPFTAIDARTTEDLLALVSGWHRQGRTVIAVLHDLDQVRRHFPQTLLMARSAVAWGDTLSVLTADNLRRARNMAEAWSPDSLPCVAGEAGL from the coding sequence ATGAGCGCCGCCATCGAGTTGTCCAATCTGACCGTCAGCTACGAACGCCGCGCGGCCGTGCACCATATCAGCGGCCAGTTCGCCGCCGGCAGCCTGACCGCCATCGTTGGGCCCAACGGCGCCGGCAAGTCGACCTTGATCAAGGCCCTGGTCGGCGTCATGAAGCCGGCCCAGGGCAAGGTCGATCTGGGCCGGCTCAGTGCGCGCACCATCGGCTACCTGCCCCAGGCGGCGGAGATCGATCGCAGTTTTCCGCTGAGCGTGGGCGATACCGTGGCCATGGGCGCCTGGGGCCAGATCGGCGCGCTGCTGGGGCTCAGCCGCGCCCAGGCCGAGCGCAGCGTGCAGGCATTGGCGGCGGTGGGCCTGGAAGGCTTCGAAGCGCGCAGCATTGGCTCGCTGTCGTCAGGGCAGCTGCAGCGCGTGTTGTTCGCTCGGCTGCTGATGCAGGACGCCAAGGTGATCGTGCTCGACGAGCCATTCACCGCCATCGACGCACGCACCACCGAAGACCTGCTGGCGCTGGTCAGTGGCTGGCACCGCCAGGGCCGTACGGTGATCGCCGTGCTGCATGACCTCGATCAGGTGCGCAGGCACTTTCCCCAGACTCTGTTGATGGCCCGCAGCGCCGTCGCCTGGGGCGACACCCTGAGCGTGCTGACCGCCGACAACCTGCGCCGGGCGCGCAACATGGCCGAGGCCTGGAGCCCCGACAGCCTGCCGTGCGTGGCCGGGGAGGCGGGCCTGTGA
- a CDS encoding lactonase family protein gives MVSKTCAAAATTFVYVSSTADGLISHYRLDEQTGALTLIDTVVAGEQSSPMAVSPDRSSLYVALRGQAPRSVRFAIEPGTGTLRHVGETPLPGSMAYLSTDRSGQFLFGASYGDDLVSVQAINPDHSVEAEPTCVLKTGMHAHSVRTDNSNRFVYIGELGTDHVLQYRLHDSGDLSAIDGGKIAATASSGPRHLAFSPNGRFLYVLGETDGAVTAYLIDPDTGALSQSAREVGIPETSKLAQGIVRDARNNDGKDDPTPRIWAADIKLSPDGTLLYFSERTSSSVSAFAVDPDSGELTWLGYYPVQEKQPRNIAFSANGRWLLVSGEKSEKFASYDIDPEDGSLTRTGEAPAGRNQVWIEVVRL, from the coding sequence ATGGTCAGTAAAACTTGCGCCGCCGCTGCGACCACGTTCGTCTACGTGTCCAGCACCGCCGACGGCTTGATCAGCCACTACCGGCTCGACGAGCAGACCGGCGCCTTGACCCTGATCGATACGGTGGTCGCCGGCGAGCAGTCTTCACCCATGGCGGTCAGCCCCGACCGCAGTTCCCTTTACGTCGCCCTGCGCGGCCAGGCGCCGCGCTCGGTGCGCTTTGCCATCGAACCCGGCACCGGGACGCTGCGCCATGTCGGCGAAACGCCGCTGCCGGGCAGCATGGCCTACCTGTCCACCGACCGCAGCGGCCAGTTCCTCTTTGGCGCTTCCTATGGCGATGACCTGGTCAGCGTGCAAGCAATCAATCCCGACCACAGTGTCGAAGCCGAGCCGACCTGCGTGCTCAAGACCGGCATGCATGCCCACTCGGTGCGCACTGACAACAGCAACCGCTTCGTCTACATCGGCGAGTTGGGCACCGATCACGTGCTGCAATATCGCCTGCATGACAGCGGCGACCTGAGTGCCATCGACGGCGGCAAGATCGCCGCGACCGCCTCCAGCGGGCCACGTCACCTGGCGTTCTCGCCCAACGGCCGCTTCCTCTATGTGCTGGGCGAAACCGACGGCGCGGTCACCGCCTACCTGATCGATCCCGACACCGGGGCCCTGAGCCAGTCGGCCCGCGAAGTGGGGATTCCCGAGACGTCGAAACTGGCCCAGGGGATCGTCCGCGACGCGCGCAACAACGACGGCAAGGACGACCCGACGCCGCGTATCTGGGCGGCCGACATCAAGCTCAGCCCGGACGGGACCTTGCTCTACTTCAGCGAGCGCACCAGCAGCTCGGTATCGGCCTTCGCCGTCGACCCGGACAGCGGCGAACTGACCTGGCTGGGCTACTACCCGGTGCAGGAGAAGCAGCCGCGCAATATCGCCTTTTCGGCCAACGGTCGCTGGCTGCTGGTCAGTGGCGAGAAGAGCGAGAAGTTCGCCAGCTATGACATCGACCCGGAGGACGGTAGCCTGACCCGCACCGGCGAGGCGCCGGCGGGGCGTAATCAGGTGTGGATCGAAGTGGTGCGGTTGTAA
- a CDS encoding periplasmic heavy metal sensor: protein MNQPTRHFKALLGVSLMCNVFLVCALAGGAYQWRKHSQVQLAAAHPHGLRQALAQLPEQRRHELRHLLRQARAQNQPLIAAGRQARQGVVQQLQASTLDREALDKELGQARQADVELRARVDSTLAEFASTLEPDERIKLADAMHLGKGARAPN, encoded by the coding sequence ATGAACCAGCCCACCAGGCATTTCAAAGCCCTGCTCGGCGTATCGCTGATGTGCAACGTGTTCCTGGTCTGCGCGCTCGCCGGCGGCGCCTACCAATGGCGCAAGCACAGCCAGGTGCAGCTCGCCGCGGCGCATCCCCATGGCCTGCGCCAGGCCCTGGCGCAATTGCCCGAGCAACGCCGGCATGAGTTGCGTCACCTGCTGCGCCAGGCCCGTGCGCAAAACCAGCCGCTGATCGCTGCCGGCCGCCAGGCGCGGCAAGGCGTGGTGCAGCAGTTGCAGGCCAGCACGCTGGACCGTGAGGCGCTGGACAAGGAATTGGGCCAGGCGCGCCAGGCCGATGTTGAACTGCGCGCCCGGGTCGACAGCACCCTGGCCGAATTCGCCAGCACCCTGGAACCGGATGAGCGCATCAAGCTGGCCGACGCCATGCACCTGGGCAAAGGTGCCCGGGCACCGAATTGA
- a CDS encoding DUF6388 family protein: MSTPEPRHQAALDRFLRERPPLAESLEHLNPLQAQAAGLSMAQYRAERLHEAFEEFAQQQGLFAWELTLQLTCASAEEFEAQRLEVHREVAEMAHMSWAEYAELHGLKG, encoded by the coding sequence ATGAGTACGCCTGAACCGCGCCACCAAGCCGCGCTCGACCGCTTCCTGCGCGAGCGCCCGCCACTGGCTGAATCCCTCGAACACCTCAACCCCTTGCAGGCCCAGGCCGCCGGGTTGAGCATGGCGCAGTACCGCGCAGAGCGGCTGCACGAAGCTTTCGAAGAGTTCGCCCAACAGCAGGGGTTGTTCGCCTGGGAGCTGACCTTGCAGCTGACCTGCGCCAGCGCCGAAGAATTCGAAGCCCAGCGCCTGGAGGTGCACCGCGAGGTGGCCGAGATGGCGCACATGAGCTGGGCCGAATACGCTGAACTGCATGGCCTGAAGGGCTGA
- a CDS encoding metal ABC transporter substrate-binding protein: MKKLSLLPALAAFALTFNALAEAEPLHAVASFTVIADMVHVVGGEHVQVTSLIGPNGDPHVYEPTPADAQALHNADIAFVSGLHLEGWMDRLIKASGYAGTPVVLSQGIKTRGMQEDGEKIVDPHAWNSAANGVIYVRNIIAALDQADPTHAADYERNGKAYIQQLQGLDAYARAQVQAVPAAQRKVLTSHDAFGYFGDAYGVNFISPLGFSTENEASAADVSKLIRQIKQERVSAYFFENSGDPRLVKQIAAASGAQPGGELYVEALSPADGPAATYAQMFRYNVDQLVTAMKHPLPAAQ, from the coding sequence ATGAAAAAGCTCTCGTTGCTGCCCGCCCTCGCGGCGTTTGCCCTGACGTTCAACGCGCTGGCCGAGGCCGAGCCGCTGCACGCCGTGGCCTCGTTCACGGTGATCGCCGACATGGTCCATGTGGTCGGCGGCGAACACGTGCAGGTCACCTCGCTGATCGGCCCCAACGGCGACCCCCACGTCTACGAGCCGACGCCGGCCGACGCCCAGGCGCTGCACAATGCCGACATCGCCTTCGTCAGCGGCCTGCACCTGGAAGGCTGGATGGACCGCCTGATCAAGGCGTCCGGCTATGCCGGCACGCCGGTGGTGTTGTCGCAGGGCATCAAGACCCGCGGCATGCAGGAAGACGGTGAAAAAATCGTCGACCCGCACGCCTGGAACAGCGCCGCCAATGGCGTGATCTACGTGCGCAACATCATCGCTGCGCTGGACCAGGCCGACCCGACCCACGCCGCCGACTACGAGCGCAACGGCAAAGCCTACATCCAGCAGTTGCAGGGCCTTGACGCCTATGCCCGGGCCCAGGTGCAGGCAGTGCCGGCTGCGCAGCGCAAGGTGCTGACTTCCCATGATGCCTTCGGCTACTTCGGCGACGCCTATGGGGTGAACTTCATCTCGCCGCTGGGCTTTTCGACCGAGAACGAGGCGTCGGCGGCCGACGTGTCGAAGTTGATCCGTCAGATCAAGCAGGAGCGGGTCAGCGCGTACTTTTTCGAAAACTCCGGCGACCCGCGCCTGGTCAAGCAGATCGCTGCGGCCAGTGGCGCGCAGCCGGGTGGCGAATTGTACGTGGAAGCGCTGAGCCCGGCGGACGGCCCGGCAGCGACCTACGCGCAGATGTTCCGCTACAACGTCGACCAGTTGGTGACGGCCATGAAACACCCGCTCCCGGCGGCCCAATAG
- a CDS encoding response regulator: MPSKPLKLLLIEDSARDAELALLTLERHGLLIEPTLVFNHQGAEQALTAKHFDLILCDFLLPGSSGPQVLHIARRECPHVPFIFLSGIFGEEQAVEMMRLGAVDYVLKQNLALLPKAVQRAMDEVEERRQRRRAEESLMDVEVRARLAIDAAQMGMWDFDPQTGRLNWDERCKSFYGMTGDDVVDLPGFFKHCHQDDRAEVERRVQLAMSAAHDNDYHAEFRVVLPEGRQRWLSSSGRAFFEDGRCVRFTGVLQDVSEQKAATQALQRLNDLLGERVELRTRERDRTWELSRELLGVMQFDMTPTALNPAWEHTLGWSREALGRMQLRSLVHPEDLDATLRETESIASGNVSTRFVNRMRHANGDYRWLSWTIVPDQGLMYAAVRDITGERAVVDELAATNQRLREQIAERQRIEATLQQMQRLEAVGQLTAGVAHDFNNLLTVILTSASFVVRDIEKNRFEKTRSRLQNITEAGERGAKLTGQLLSFSRRQRLEPVSVNLNDTVLGMIELLQRTLGGGIWIETDTAGDLWDALVDPTQTEMILLNLAINARDAMPNGGTLCLGTANERITRAPLRPQDPEPGDYVVLSIRDSGSGMSAEVLAKAFEPFFTTKGVGKGSGLGLAQVFGFAKQSGGGVAISTEPGQGTTVKVYLPRIGEQQLLTPAKAEVLARPLGDGEQKAILLVDDDPQVRQVTAALLDAYGYQVVEAGSGDQALGKLNDEIDLLLTDFAMPGMNGAELARRVRQVRPQLPILFITGYADLSILDAEDQFIVQKPFRDDELAAKLHNALSHGAALHATVHTQ; this comes from the coding sequence ATGCCTTCCAAGCCTTTGAAACTCCTGCTCATCGAAGACAGCGCGCGCGATGCCGAACTGGCTTTGTTGACCTTGGAACGGCACGGCCTGCTGATCGAGCCCACCTTGGTGTTCAACCATCAGGGGGCTGAACAGGCGCTGACTGCCAAGCATTTCGACCTGATTCTGTGCGATTTCCTGCTACCCGGCTCTTCCGGGCCGCAGGTGCTGCACATCGCCCGCCGCGAGTGCCCGCATGTGCCGTTCATCTTCCTGTCGGGCATTTTCGGCGAAGAGCAGGCCGTGGAGATGATGCGCCTGGGCGCGGTGGACTACGTGCTCAAGCAGAACCTAGCACTGTTGCCCAAGGCCGTGCAGCGCGCCATGGACGAGGTCGAGGAGCGGCGTCAGCGCCGCCGCGCCGAAGAGTCGCTGATGGATGTCGAGGTGCGTGCGCGCCTGGCGATCGATGCGGCGCAGATGGGCATGTGGGATTTCGACCCGCAAACCGGCCGCTTGAACTGGGACGAGCGCTGCAAGAGCTTCTACGGCATGACCGGCGACGATGTCGTCGACCTGCCGGGTTTCTTCAAGCACTGCCACCAGGACGACCGTGCGGAAGTGGAGCGGCGCGTGCAACTGGCCATGTCCGCCGCCCACGACAACGATTATCACGCCGAATTTCGCGTGGTGCTGCCCGAGGGGCGGCAGCGCTGGCTGTCGAGCAGCGGCCGGGCGTTTTTCGAGGATGGCCGCTGCGTGCGCTTCACCGGCGTGTTGCAGGATGTCAGCGAGCAGAAGGCAGCCACCCAGGCCCTGCAACGCCTGAACGACCTGCTTGGCGAACGGGTCGAGTTGCGCACCCGCGAGCGCGATCGAACCTGGGAGTTGTCGCGCGAGCTGCTGGGCGTGATGCAGTTCGACATGACCCCCACCGCGCTCAACCCGGCCTGGGAGCACACCCTGGGCTGGTCGCGCGAGGCGCTGGGGCGCATGCAGCTGCGCAGCCTGGTGCACCCCGAGGACCTCGACGCCACCTTGCGCGAGACCGAGAGCATCGCCAGCGGCAATGTTTCCACGCGCTTCGTCAACCGCATGCGCCATGCCAACGGTGACTACCGTTGGTTGTCCTGGACCATTGTCCCCGACCAGGGGCTGATGTATGCCGCGGTGCGCGACATCACCGGCGAGCGCGCCGTGGTCGACGAACTGGCGGCCACCAACCAGCGCCTGCGCGAGCAGATCGCCGAGCGCCAGCGGATCGAGGCCACCCTGCAGCAAATGCAGCGCCTCGAGGCCGTGGGCCAGCTGACCGCAGGGGTTGCCCACGACTTCAACAACCTGTTGACGGTGATTCTCACCAGCGCCAGCTTCGTGGTGCGCGACATCGAGAAGAACCGTTTCGAAAAGACCCGCAGCCGCCTGCAGAACATCACCGAGGCCGGTGAGCGCGGGGCCAAGCTGACCGGCCAGCTGCTGTCGTTCTCCCGGCGCCAGCGTCTGGAGCCGGTCTCGGTCAACCTCAACGACACCGTGCTGGGCATGATCGAGCTGCTGCAGCGCACGCTGGGCGGCGGCATATGGATAGAGACCGACACTGCGGGCGATCTGTGGGACGCGCTGGTCGACCCGACGCAAACCGAGATGATCCTGCTCAACCTGGCCATCAACGCCCGGGATGCCATGCCTAATGGCGGTACCCTCTGCCTGGGCACCGCCAACGAGCGCATCACCCGCGCCCCGCTGCGCCCACAGGACCCGGAACCCGGCGATTACGTGGTGCTGTCGATCCGCGACTCGGGCAGCGGCATGAGCGCCGAGGTGCTGGCCAAGGCCTTCGAGCCATTCTTCACCACCAAGGGCGTGGGTAAAGGCTCGGGGCTGGGCCTGGCACAGGTGTTTGGCTTCGCCAAACAGTCCGGCGGTGGCGTCGCTATCAGCACCGAACCTGGCCAGGGCACCACAGTGAAGGTCTACCTGCCGCGTATCGGCGAGCAGCAGTTGCTGACGCCGGCCAAGGCTGAAGTGCTGGCGCGACCGCTGGGCGATGGCGAACAGAAAGCCATTCTGTTGGTCGACGACGATCCGCAGGTGCGTCAAGTCACCGCTGCCTTGCTGGATGCCTATGGTTATCAGGTGGTCGAGGCGGGGAGTGGCGATCAGGCACTGGGCAAGTTGAACGATGAAATCGACTTGCTCTTGACCGACTTTGCCATGCCTGGAATGAACGGTGCCGAGTTGGCCCGGCGAGTGCGCCAGGTGCGTCCGCAGTTACCGATTCTGTTTATTACCGGTTATGCCGACTTGAGTATTCTGGATGCCGAAGACCAGTTCATCGTGCAAAAGCCGTTTCGCGACGACGAACTGGCGGCAAAACTGCATAACGCCTTGAGCCACGGTGCCGCGCTTCATGCGACGGTGCACACCCAGTGA
- a CDS encoding RNA polymerase sigma factor: MKDTDPDVELLARVGHNEAAAVNEMVSRKLPRLLALASRLLGDADEARDVAQESFLKVWKHAADWRAGHARFDTWLHRVVLNLCYDRLRGRKPLAPLDSEESMELVDHRPAPDEQLQAADMSRQMEIALAALPDRQREAIVLQYYQELSNIEAAALMNISVDALESLLSRARRNLRTLLAEAHGPAVQGRERS; the protein is encoded by the coding sequence TTGAAAGACACTGATCCGGACGTCGAGTTGTTGGCCCGTGTCGGCCACAACGAAGCGGCGGCCGTGAATGAAATGGTTTCACGCAAGCTGCCGCGTCTGCTGGCCCTCGCCAGTCGCCTGCTGGGTGACGCGGACGAGGCCAGGGATGTGGCCCAGGAAAGTTTCTTGAAAGTCTGGAAGCACGCCGCCGATTGGCGTGCCGGCCACGCACGTTTCGACACCTGGCTGCACCGGGTGGTGCTCAACCTCTGCTACGACCGGCTGCGCGGGCGCAAACCGCTGGCGCCGTTGGACAGCGAGGAAAGCATGGAGCTGGTCGACCACCGACCAGCCCCGGATGAACAATTGCAGGCAGCCGACATGAGTCGGCAAATGGAGATCGCTCTGGCGGCCCTGCCGGACCGCCAGCGCGAAGCAATCGTGTTGCAGTACTACCAGGAGCTGTCGAACATCGAGGCGGCGGCGTTGATGAACATCAGCGTCGATGCTCTGGAAAGCCTGCTGTCGCGGGCCCGGCGCAACTTGCGCACTCTGCTGGCCGAAGCCCACGGCCCGGCGGTTCAAGGGAGGGAAAGATCATGA
- a CDS encoding YXWGXW repeat-containing protein, with product MSFARRLAKFRYALILPFALASLASLPSIAQAQGFNQPPPPPMRAEMVPGGRPGFAWDPGHWRWEGGGYGWVPGHWEPMRGHGHWQPGHWVARGPNWFWVDGRWVR from the coding sequence ATGTCATTCGCACGCCGTCTGGCCAAATTTCGCTACGCGCTGATCCTGCCGTTCGCGCTCGCTTCGTTGGCGAGTCTTCCGTCCATTGCCCAGGCCCAGGGTTTCAACCAGCCACCGCCGCCGCCGATGCGCGCCGAGATGGTCCCCGGTGGCCGTCCTGGCTTCGCCTGGGATCCGGGCCACTGGCGCTGGGAAGGCGGTGGCTATGGCTGGGTCCCCGGGCACTGGGAACCCATGCGCGGCCACGGTCACTGGCAGCCCGGCCACTGGGTCGCCCGCGGGCCGAACTGGTTCTGGGTGGATGGCCGCTGGGTACGCTGA
- a CDS encoding ATP-binding protein encodes MKSSETAAFLAASENCAREPIHIPGSIQPHGLLLVLDVSASQILQASENAEAWLGVGAQALLGQALGDLIEDGGPLVERLLGMPEDDQNPYHVADVRFLNGAGRRAAMLAHRNDGVLIVEFEAVSERMSPYAQLYPVVRTFINQLQAAQSVDELCLLAVEEIKRLSGFGRVKSYRFDAQGNGRVNAELADPGYPRYLGLCFPADDIPQQARSLYCANRVRLIADAYYEPVPLLPATHDVTGAPLDLSFAALRSVSPVHLQYMRNMGTLASMSVSIVVAGRLWGLISCHHNEPRQLDVHARTACELVGNVLSLQIETRETHDNHQHLLRLRHKIVQLLSSMADRDSVNEGLKALPDVFIGFAQANGAAVVTGPHCELMGDTPPQSLVDALAQWLADRNVHDVFQSDNVGRDIPELPELTQHIGGVMAVAISELHSHYLFWFKPEQARTVDWAGRPEKTLADSGSLNPRASFERWAETVRGFSSPWHELEAEGARELRVAVLGIVLRKAEELAQLSNELKKSNKELEAFSYSVSHDLRAPLRHIAGYAELLADFESERLSERGLRFLEHIGDSAKFAGSLVDNLLSFSQMGRSALRFSDVDMSALVESIRREMLPDYEGRDITWELKPLPTVIADAAFVHLALRNLMSNAIKYTRNQPHAVIEVGAVEDPDAVVVYVRDNGVGFDMQYASKLFGVFQRLHRMEEFEGTGIGLASVRRIIERHDGKVWAHGELGKGATFYFALPRRNHSGTAGSTAGF; translated from the coding sequence GTGAAGTCGAGCGAGACCGCCGCTTTTCTGGCTGCCAGTGAAAACTGCGCCAGAGAGCCTATTCACATCCCCGGCAGCATTCAGCCCCATGGCCTGCTGCTGGTGCTGGATGTGAGTGCATCGCAGATCCTGCAGGCCAGCGAAAACGCCGAGGCCTGGCTTGGGGTCGGCGCGCAGGCGCTGCTGGGCCAGGCCCTGGGTGACCTCATCGAAGACGGCGGGCCGCTGGTCGAACGCCTGCTGGGCATGCCTGAAGACGACCAGAACCCCTACCATGTCGCCGATGTACGCTTCCTCAACGGCGCCGGTCGGCGGGCGGCAATGCTTGCGCACCGCAATGACGGTGTATTGATCGTCGAGTTCGAGGCGGTCAGCGAGCGTATGTCGCCCTATGCGCAGCTCTACCCGGTGGTGCGCACCTTCATCAACCAGCTGCAAGCGGCGCAGAGCGTCGACGAGCTGTGCCTGCTGGCTGTCGAGGAAATCAAGCGTTTGAGCGGCTTCGGCCGGGTCAAGTCATACCGTTTCGACGCCCAGGGGAATGGCCGGGTCAACGCCGAGCTGGCCGACCCGGGCTACCCGCGTTACCTGGGCCTGTGCTTTCCGGCCGACGACATCCCCCAGCAGGCGCGGTCGCTGTACTGCGCCAACCGCGTGCGCCTGATCGCCGATGCCTACTATGAGCCAGTGCCACTGCTGCCGGCCACCCATGACGTCACCGGTGCGCCCCTGGACCTCAGCTTCGCCGCCTTGCGCAGCGTCTCGCCGGTGCACCTGCAGTACATGCGCAACATGGGGACGCTGGCCTCCATGTCGGTCTCGATCGTGGTCGCTGGCCGCCTCTGGGGCCTGATCTCCTGCCATCACAACGAACCGCGCCAGCTGGATGTGCACGCCCGAACAGCCTGCGAGCTGGTCGGCAACGTGCTGTCGCTGCAGATCGAAACCCGCGAAACCCATGACAATCATCAGCATCTGCTAAGGCTGCGGCACAAGATCGTCCAGCTGCTGTCCTCCATGGCCGATCGCGACAGTGTCAATGAAGGCCTCAAGGCCCTGCCCGATGTGTTCATCGGATTCGCCCAGGCCAACGGCGCCGCCGTGGTCACCGGCCCGCACTGCGAGCTGATGGGTGACACGCCGCCACAATCATTGGTCGACGCCCTGGCGCAGTGGCTGGCCGACCGTAACGTGCACGATGTTTTCCAAAGCGACAACGTCGGACGCGACATCCCTGAGCTGCCCGAGCTGACCCAGCACATTGGCGGTGTGATGGCGGTGGCGATTTCCGAACTGCATTCGCACTACCTGTTCTGGTTCAAGCCCGAACAGGCGCGCACCGTGGACTGGGCCGGTCGCCCGGAGAAAACCCTGGCTGACAGCGGTTCGCTCAACCCACGCGCCAGCTTCGAGCGCTGGGCCGAGACCGTGCGCGGTTTTTCCAGCCCATGGCATGAGCTGGAAGCCGAGGGCGCGCGGGAACTGCGCGTGGCGGTGCTGGGCATCGTGCTGCGCAAGGCCGAGGAGCTGGCGCAACTGTCCAACGAACTGAAGAAGTCCAACAAGGAGCTCGAGGCGTTCTCCTACAGTGTCTCCCATGACCTGCGCGCGCCGTTGCGGCACATCGCCGGGTATGCCGAGCTGCTGGCGGACTTCGAGAGCGAGCGACTGTCCGAGCGCGGCCTGCGTTTTCTCGAGCACATTGGCGATTCGGCGAAATTCGCCGGTTCCCTGGTCGACAACCTGCTGAGTTTCTCCCAGATGGGCCGCTCGGCGCTGCGCTTCTCCGACGTCGACATGAGCGCCCTGGTCGAATCGATCCGCCGCGAGATGCTTCCGGACTATGAAGGTCGCGACATCACATGGGAGCTCAAACCGCTGCCGACGGTGATCGCCGATGCTGCTTTCGTGCACCTCGCGCTGCGCAACCTGATGTCCAACGCCATCAAGTACACCCGCAACCAGCCCCATGCCGTGATCGAAGTCGGCGCCGTGGAAGATCCCGATGCGGTGGTGGTGTATGTTCGCGACAACGGTGTGGGCTTCGACATGCAGTACGCGAGCAAGCTGTTCGGCGTGTTCCAGCGGCTGCACCGGATGGAAGAATTCGAGGGCACGGGCATTGGCCTGGCCAGCGTTCGCCGTATAATCGAGCGTCATGATGGCAAGGTCTGGGCCCATGGCGAGTTGGGCAAGGGCGCGACGTTCTACTTTGCCCTGCCACGTCGCAACCATTCAGGCACTGCCGGTAGCACCGCAGGTTTTTGA
- a CDS encoding metal ABC transporter permease codes for MILYTSLIQPFVEFGFMRRALVACLALGLGSGPVGVLLMLRRMSLVGDAMSHAVLPGAAVGFLFGGLSLPAMGFGGLVAGLAVALLAGLVSRLTTLREDASFASFYLTSLAAGVMIVSLHGSNVDLLHVLFGTILAIDADAIHLVAAIASFTLVLLALIYRPLVMECFDPGFLRAVGGRGSLYHVLFLLLVVLNLVSGFQALGTLMAVGMMMLPATAARFWATSLGALMLISTLIATLSGFIGLIVSYHLGVASGPAIVLSASAFYAFSVLFGRTGILRRLFPQPHLSDQGPV; via the coding sequence GTGATCCTATACACCTCGTTGATCCAGCCCTTCGTCGAGTTCGGCTTCATGCGCCGGGCGCTGGTGGCCTGCCTGGCCCTGGGCCTGGGCTCGGGCCCGGTGGGCGTCTTGCTGATGCTGCGGCGCATGAGCCTGGTCGGTGACGCCATGAGCCACGCCGTGCTGCCCGGGGCTGCGGTAGGCTTTCTGTTCGGTGGCTTGTCATTGCCGGCGATGGGCTTTGGCGGCCTGGTCGCGGGCCTGGCGGTGGCCCTGCTGGCCGGCCTGGTCAGCCGCCTGACGACGCTACGCGAGGACGCCAGCTTCGCCAGCTTCTATCTGACTTCGCTGGCGGCGGGGGTGATGATCGTGTCGCTGCACGGCTCCAACGTCGACCTGCTGCACGTGCTGTTCGGCACCATCCTGGCCATCGACGCCGACGCCATTCACCTGGTGGCCGCCATCGCCTCGTTCACCCTGGTGCTGCTGGCCCTGATCTACCGCCCATTGGTGATGGAGTGCTTCGACCCCGGTTTCCTGCGCGCCGTAGGCGGGCGTGGCTCGCTGTACCACGTGCTGTTCCTGCTGCTGGTGGTGCTCAACCTGGTGTCGGGCTTCCAGGCGCTGGGCACCCTGATGGCCGTGGGCATGATGATGCTGCCGGCCACCGCCGCGCGCTTCTGGGCGACTTCGCTCGGCGCGCTGATGTTGATTTCGACGCTGATCGCCACTTTGTCCGGCTTTATCGGCCTGATCGTCTCCTATCACCTGGGCGTGGCCTCGGGGCCGGCCATTGTCTTGTCGGCCAGCGCCTTCTACGCCTTCTCGGTGCTGTTCGGGCGCACGGGCATCCTGCGCCGGCTGTTTCCACAACCCCACCTGTCGGACCAAGGACCTGTATGA